The DNA sequence ATTTTTACCGCTTTCTTATAAAGAGAGTTGCCCCAATGGGAAGTTACCGAAGTCTTATTTAGAAAAAGTCTTAAATATTCTTTTTACATAAAATTTTTTCATGGAATAGTGAGTGCTTCATTATTAGGGCTATCATAGATGGTGTTCAACTTAGAGTTGATCTCGCTTTACAGCTGAGTATGCGAGCGCATAGCCTATCACCACTTAGGTTCGGCTTCATGTACTGAGAAATATTTTGAAAACTATTTTATGACAAGAAATAAGCACGGAGAAGTAAAATCCTAAATTTCTATCCTACATTTGTGATTATCAATTAGTACTAACTTAATCGCTATGAAAATCGTAAAATTCATCTTGAGCTTATTATTCGGTTTGCTGTTTATCAACGCGGGACTGAATAAATTCTTAAACTACATGCCCGTGCCGGAGCCGACTCCTCAGGAATTGGAAATATTCCAGGCAATCGAAAAACTACAATGGATCATGCCATTAATTGGATTGGTGGAAATAATAGGTGGCATACTGTTTATCATTCCCAGAACCCGGGCCATTGGAGCCATCGTGATACTTCCCGTGATGGTTGGCATTGTGCTCCACAACTACACATTCATGCCAAGCGGCTTAGCCATGGCTATTCCACTGCTATTGATCAACCTATGGATGATTATTGATCACCGCGCTAAGTTTATGCAGCTTCTTCAAGGAAATTAGGAAAACATGACCGACAAGCTATCTCGTATAGACTATACGAGATAGTTTCGTTTCTTTGGATAAAGCAAGTGGCTAATCGAGGAATTTTAGCCATTTGTTTTGGAGATCGCTGTTTATTGGATTTTGTCATTTTTGAAAAGATACTTTCCAATAGGGCGAGTTTCATAATTTAATGTCAGTATTTGATGAAAGCTCAAGGAAAAGGAGAGGAGGTCGTCATCATCTTGCAGGAAGTTTGTCTTTAGCATAAAAGATAGGTATCTATGAAAGTCCGGTATCAAAAAATTTTGTTATGCGCAGTGTCCAATCGTTATGTTATTGAGCTTTTTTTGAGGGATTACTGATTAATTATGACACGGTCATTTATAAGGTTACTAGCCACGTCTTTTGATAGTAATCGTGACTTTTATGTACGAAATTATTGACCAATACAATTTGACAGTTGCTAACTGTCATAGTTGTTTTAATCTTAAGTTTTGGTGTTATTAAAATCTACTTTGACTGAAATCGACATAGGAAAATCGACCCCCATAATAATAGCTTCTCCTGAGCATAGGGAAGGCAAACGCGCCCACTAAATAGCGGAGCGCGTTTGCTATTATTTACCGTCTGCTAGGAAATAGATTCTCATCCCTTCTTCGCGAGTTCCCCTTTTTTCCTTTCCCTTTCTTGTGATACCGTGGTCCATGATGCTTTTTGGATTTGCCTTTGTGAGCCCTTTTTACATGTCCGTGTCTAGGACCATTTCCATGTCTGGATCCATGTGTATAGCACGATGAAAA is a window from the Sphingobacterium sp. lm-10 genome containing:
- a CDS encoding DoxX family protein produces the protein MKIVKFILSLLFGLLFINAGLNKFLNYMPVPEPTPQELEIFQAIEKLQWIMPLIGLVEIIGGILFIIPRTRAIGAIVILPVMVGIVLHNYTFMPSGLAMAIPLLLINLWMIIDHRAKFMQLLQGN